One window of the Clostridium sp. MB40-C1 genome contains the following:
- a CDS encoding Ger(x)C family spore germination protein: MSNKKFFIIFITCVGLYIFYIKGKTFVPAEQLTIPSSVGYDLAYKNGTTPEYSIPIAVYNFSGEKPTPIIIQTGIGKTLGQSRQNRQLKLDLKFILGLEKILIFSEETANFGLENIIDILFSNPNVNDTAVSAVCKGKSEDILRLNMKGFSNPGDYLSDVIKNNREFNFFSDNYKLMDIYVRMDAEGRTLVLPYVEIKDQKPEITGVAIFKKDKLVKKLGIDEARILNMLIENDVRGIISIKTSFKEYIDFYAIAKRDITCKKENDKYTFYINLSLKGDMISNTLYKNIANNPVLMQKLKDDINKEVTTMCYNFINRMQKEYKIDCLSLGSIGAAKVGRHTGTDWDKVVSEANIIVNVNTQIDRMGRGDY, encoded by the coding sequence ATGAGTAATAAAAAGTTTTTTATTATCTTTATTACATGTGTAGGACTATATATTTTTTATATTAAAGGAAAAACTTTTGTTCCTGCAGAACAGCTTACAATCCCTTCTTCTGTTGGATATGATCTTGCATATAAAAACGGAACTACGCCTGAATATAGTATTCCTATTGCTGTATATAATTTTTCTGGAGAAAAGCCCACACCTATTATAATTCAAACAGGTATTGGAAAAACCTTAGGACAATCAAGACAAAACCGCCAGCTTAAGTTAGACCTTAAATTTATACTAGGTCTTGAAAAAATACTTATATTTTCAGAAGAAACAGCTAATTTTGGATTAGAAAATATAATTGACATACTATTCTCTAACCCAAACGTAAACGATACAGCGGTCTCTGCAGTATGCAAAGGAAAATCGGAAGATATTTTAAGACTAAATATGAAAGGCTTTTCTAATCCAGGAGATTACCTTTCTGACGTTATAAAAAATAATAGGGAATTCAATTTTTTTTCTGACAATTATAAATTAATGGACATATATGTAAGAATGGATGCAGAGGGAAGAACTTTAGTACTTCCTTATGTAGAAATAAAAGATCAGAAACCTGAAATTACTGGTGTTGCAATATTTAAAAAAGATAAATTAGTAAAAAAATTAGGGATAGATGAAGCAAGAATATTAAATATGTTAATAGAAAATGATGTAAGAGGAATAATTTCTATAAAAACAAGCTTTAAAGAATATATTGACTTTTATGCTATAGCCAAAAGAGACATTACATGTAAAAAAGAAAATGATAAATACACCTTTTATATTAATTTATCTCTTAAAGGAGATATGATTTCTAATACTTTATATAAAAACATTGCAAATAATCCTGTATTAATGCAAAAACTTAAAGATGATATAAACAAAGAAGTAACCACTATGTGCTATAATTTTATTAATAGAATGCAAAAAGAATATAAAATTGATTGTCTGTCCCTTGGTAGTATAGGTGCTGCAAAAGTTGGAAGACATACAGGAACAGACTGGGATAAAGTAGTCTCTGAAGCTAATATAATAGTAAATGTTAATACACAAATAGACAGAATGGGAAGAGGAGATTATTAA
- a CDS encoding endospore germination permease, with product MNNKDKKYLTSSQLVGLLMGFAIGPGLLRSPNSLIKFAEQDAWISSIIGLIYPLYIIIVANFIIKKYPDDNILSLSRKCFGEILGNIFNFIYGLQWIIFVITISTDLIKISRIYFVAFLTPVKVVIILIAVSIYAAYRGLESLATLAQINSYLLVSIMLFSTAALKYGRLFNIQPIFGSGMTNIIHSSFLTFYYYLGFENLLLIHPFAKDTVNIKKSSFIALLISSLIWVWAVFITIYYLGIDIIPKSFWSFILVFESINLPIVNNFRYIFMFVWTFAVFIVLSGHSFTASLIMNNITNINRTFILIFLYFLCTLSSLWLISLDSYKNALDAISIFFTIYNVVFISIISIIIYIKNKTFSKRKVNIN from the coding sequence ATGAATAATAAAGATAAAAAATATTTAACCTCTTCACAATTAGTTGGACTCCTTATGGGATTTGCAATTGGTCCTGGACTTTTACGTTCCCCTAATTCACTAATTAAATTTGCTGAACAAGATGCTTGGATTTCTTCTATCATAGGGTTAATTTATCCGCTTTATATTATAATTGTAGCTAACTTCATAATAAAAAAATATCCTGATGATAATATTTTAAGTTTAAGTAGGAAATGTTTTGGTGAGATTTTAGGAAATATTTTCAATTTCATTTATGGTCTCCAATGGATTATCTTTGTAATTACTATATCCACTGATTTGATAAAAATTTCAAGAATATATTTTGTAGCTTTTTTAACTCCTGTAAAAGTAGTCATAATATTAATAGCTGTAAGTATTTATGCAGCTTATAGAGGACTGGAATCTTTGGCAACACTAGCTCAAATAAATTCCTATTTATTAGTATCAATAATGCTTTTTTCAACAGCTGCTTTAAAATACGGAAGATTATTTAACATACAACCTATATTTGGCTCAGGTATGACAAATATAATTCATTCAAGTTTTCTTACCTTTTATTATTATTTAGGCTTTGAAAATCTACTTTTAATACATCCTTTTGCTAAAGATACTGTTAATATAAAAAAATCAAGCTTTATTGCCTTATTAATAAGTAGCTTAATATGGGTATGGGCAGTTTTTATAACCATATATTATTTGGGTATAGATATAATTCCTAAAAGCTTTTGGTCCTTTATATTAGTTTTTGAAAGTATAAATCTACCCATAGTTAATAACTTTCGATATATCTTTATGTTTGTTTGGACCTTTGCAGTATTTATTGTTCTTTCTGGGCATTCCTTTACTGCCTCTTTAATAATGAATAACATTACAAATATAAATAGAACATTTATTTTAATATTTTTATATTTCCTATGTACATTAAGTTCCTTATGGCTAATAAGTTTAGATTCTTACAAAAATGCCTTAGATGCTATATCTATATTTTTCACCATATATAATGTTGTGTTTATCTCTATAATATCTATTATAATTTATATAAAAAACAAGACTTTTTCTAAAAGAAAGGTGAATATAAATTAA
- a CDS encoding spore germination protein → MPLVIKKFYIGKINPLLACIIYIDSLSDKGLIDKDILAPLMLKIDEEISPTTLSGEYICRKYIPMCNTIIKTDLNSAVDSLKLGKVVIFIDTLEDFIIADTAGWAQRSISDPINESAIRGSREGFVENIQTNISILRRKITDKNLSIENYKIGRRSQTDLALIYIDDIVDKNILGELRRRIQIIDIDSIIDTGMLEQYIEDHPFSPFPQAFGSERPDRIKANIMEGKIAILLNGTPYVLTVPALFFDFFQAVEDYDERTLVSSFSRILRMLAVFLVITLSPTYLTLISYNIELIPINFITPVIEFRKGIALPPFLEILSMELVVEFLREGGLRLPPKITGTLSIVGGIIIGNTAIDSKIVSPTTLLIVGISVIATFLIPNYEMSLSIRFLRFPMLFLANAMGFFGISIGLFSILIILSSMKSFGVSYFAFYGSDLKDIFIRAPLWMMNQNPKSIPNNNPKRQTDFRKKIWRKNKNT, encoded by the coding sequence ATGCCTTTAGTTATTAAAAAATTTTATATAGGAAAAATCAATCCTTTACTTGCATGTATTATATATATAGATAGTTTAAGTGATAAAGGTTTAATTGATAAAGATATATTAGCTCCACTTATGCTTAAAATAGATGAAGAAATTTCTCCTACTACATTAAGTGGTGAATACATATGCAGAAAATATATTCCTATGTGTAATACTATAATTAAAACAGATCTTAATTCTGCTGTAGATTCATTAAAATTAGGTAAAGTTGTGATTTTTATTGACACATTGGAAGATTTTATAATAGCAGATACAGCAGGTTGGGCACAAAGAAGTATTTCAGACCCAATAAATGAATCTGCAATAAGAGGTTCCAGAGAAGGTTTTGTTGAAAACATTCAAACTAACATAAGCATTCTTCGCAGAAAAATAACAGACAAGAACTTATCTATAGAGAATTATAAAATAGGCAGAAGATCTCAAACAGATTTAGCTTTAATTTACATTGATGATATAGTTGATAAAAATATTTTAGGTGAATTAAGAAGAAGAATTCAAATTATAGATATCGATTCTATAATTGATACAGGAATGCTTGAACAATACATAGAAGACCATCCTTTTTCTCCTTTCCCTCAAGCTTTTGGTAGCGAAAGACCTGATAGGATAAAAGCTAATATTATGGAGGGAAAAATTGCTATTTTATTAAATGGAACCCCTTATGTTTTAACAGTTCCCGCTTTATTTTTTGACTTTTTTCAAGCTGTAGAAGATTATGACGAAAGAACATTAGTATCATCATTTTCTAGAATTTTAAGAATGTTAGCAGTATTTTTAGTAATAACATTATCTCCCACTTATTTAACACTTATAAGTTACAATATAGAACTTATTCCTATTAATTTTATAACTCCTGTAATTGAGTTTAGAAAAGGAATAGCTCTTCCCCCTTTTCTTGAGATACTCTCTATGGAATTAGTAGTAGAGTTTTTAAGAGAAGGTGGACTAAGATTGCCTCCCAAAATTACAGGAACTTTGAGTATAGTAGGAGGTATCATTATAGGGAATACTGCCATAGATTCAAAAATTGTAAGTCCAACTACTCTTCTTATAGTAGGTATTTCTGTTATAGCTACTTTTTTAATTCCTAATTATGAGATGTCTTTAAGTATAAGATTTTTAAGATTTCCTATGCTATTTCTTGCAAATGCTATGGGATTCTTTGGTATAAGTATTGGATTGTTTTCTATATTAATCATTTTATCTTCCATGAAAAGCTTTGGGGTATCTTACTTTGCATTTTATGGTAGCGATTTGAAAGATATATTCATAAGAGCTCCTTTGTGGATGATGAATCAAAATCCTAAATCAATACCAAATAATAATCCTAAACGCCAAACAGATTTCAGGAAAAAAATATGGAGGAAAAATAAGAATACATGA
- a CDS encoding glycosyltransferase family 4 protein, with product MPTINMLSSADRVKGHGVLSAYIEQVDLVKYGLAGYYDVMINKNKLSDIMHYHTIDLKFFLSMPFAKLKGTTVAYVHFIPETIEDSLKLPRVFRKIFYRYIISFYKHMDYLVVVNPYFKAILQKRYKIDKNKIYYIPNFVSESNFYRYTQDKKNKIRNKMKIQEDKFVVLGVGQVQNRKGVLDFIKVAENFPDIQFLWAGGFSFGPITDGYNKLKKIVDNPPSNVKFLGIIEREKMNDIYNISDMLFLPSYQELFPMAVLEAISVSLPILLRDCDLYKDILFDYYLKGKNVKDFENIIDRLKDKGEFYKESCYKSEKCHKFYSKEHVLKMWKKFYDEIIRRKEEINKKHIKEGH from the coding sequence ATGCCAACTATAAATATGCTTTCTTCAGCTGATAGAGTTAAAGGTCATGGAGTTTTATCAGCTTATATTGAACAAGTTGATCTTGTGAAATATGGTTTAGCAGGTTACTATGATGTAATGATTAACAAAAATAAGCTAAGTGACATAATGCATTATCATACTATAGATTTAAAGTTTTTTTTAAGTATGCCTTTCGCTAAATTAAAAGGAACGACTGTTGCTTATGTACATTTTATTCCAGAAACTATAGAGGATAGCTTAAAACTTCCGAGAGTTTTTAGGAAAATTTTCTATAGGTACATCATAAGTTTTTATAAACATATGGATTATTTAGTTGTTGTAAATCCTTACTTTAAAGCAATTCTTCAAAAAAGATATAAAATTGATAAAAATAAAATATATTATATACCTAATTTTGTATCAGAAAGTAATTTTTATAGATATACACAAGATAAAAAAAATAAAATTAGAAATAAAATGAAAATACAAGAAGATAAATTTGTAGTTTTAGGTGTAGGTCAAGTACAAAATAGAAAAGGTGTTCTTGATTTTATAAAAGTTGCAGAGAATTTTCCTGATATACAGTTTTTGTGGGCAGGAGGATTTTCTTTTGGACCAATAACTGATGGATATAATAAATTAAAAAAAATTGTTGATAATCCACCAAGTAACGTGAAATTTTTGGGGATTATTGAAAGAGAAAAAATGAATGATATTTATAATATATCAGATATGCTATTTTTACCATCTTATCAAGAATTGTTTCCTATGGCAGTATTAGAAGCTATATCTGTTTCTTTGCCTATATTATTGAGAGATTGTGATTTGTACAAAGATATATTGTTTGATTATTATTTAAAGGGAAAGAATGTTAAAGATTTTGAAAATATAATTGATAGGTTAAAAGATAAAGGAGAATTTTATAAAGAAAGCTGTTATAAATCAGAAAAATGTCATAAATTTTATTCAAAAGAACATGTTTTAAAAATGTGGAAAAAATTCTATGATGAAATAATAAGAAGAAAGGAGGAAATTAATAAAAAACATATTAAAGAGGGACATTAA
- a CDS encoding lysylphosphatidylglycerol synthase transmembrane domain-containing protein has protein sequence MKNKIFNIGVIVLSTVMLLYFAVFSKGLNNLKYQLKSLNHFWILLAVLAMIIYWVIESVVLNVFTKFLGFNQKMRDSFKISMVGQFFNSITPFASGGQPAQLYFMTKKDINGGSATSILMMKLIVYQSVLTIYSLIAIVLKYRFFKRNLSNFFSISIIGFLINTLIILFLLLASTKRELAEKILKGILKFLHKIHLIKNVDKTLKKLDEEIYSFHNNAVEMSKNIVLLIKCTILTFVQLTVYFIIPYFIYRGFNFNSASLWNMVSAETFLNMIVSVIPLPGAAGGSEGGFYLLFSLFFTKETIMAALLLWRIITYYSCIAVGSIFTVTRSGKLVTNQ, from the coding sequence ATGAAAAATAAAATTTTTAATATAGGAGTAATAGTATTATCAACTGTAATGCTTTTATATTTTGCAGTATTTTCAAAAGGACTTAATAATTTAAAATATCAACTGAAAAGTTTAAATCATTTTTGGATTTTATTAGCTGTTTTAGCGATGATTATATATTGGGTAATTGAAAGCGTTGTATTAAATGTCTTTACAAAATTTTTGGGATTTAATCAGAAAATGAGAGATTCTTTTAAAATAAGTATGGTAGGACAATTTTTTAATTCTATTACTCCTTTTGCTTCAGGAGGACAGCCGGCGCAACTTTACTTTATGACAAAGAAGGATATCAATGGGGGAAGTGCCACTTCTATATTAATGATGAAGTTAATTGTATATCAATCAGTATTGACCATATATTCTTTAATAGCTATTGTATTAAAATATAGGTTTTTTAAAAGGAATTTGTCTAATTTTTTCTCTATATCTATTATAGGATTTTTGATAAATACATTAATTATATTGTTTTTGCTTCTTGCTTCTACAAAGAGAGAATTAGCAGAAAAAATCTTAAAAGGAATCCTAAAATTTTTACATAAAATACACCTAATTAAGAATGTAGATAAAACTTTAAAAAAGTTAGATGAAGAAATTTATAGTTTTCATAATAATGCAGTAGAGATGAGTAAGAATATAGTCCTTCTTATAAAATGTACAATTTTAACTTTTGTTCAGTTAACTGTTTATTTCATAATACCTTATTTTATATATAGAGGGTTTAATTTTAATTCTGCAAGTTTATGGAATATGGTGTCAGCTGAAACTTTTTTAAATATGATAGTATCTGTTATACCACTACCAGGTGCAGCAGGAGGCTCGGAAGGTGGATTTTACCTTTTATTCAGCTTGTTTTTTACTAAAGAAACCATAATGGCTGCATTGCTTTTATGGAGAATAATAACTTATTATTCCTGCATAGCAGTAGGAAGTATTTTTACAGTAACAAGAAGTGGAAAACTAGTAACTAATCAATAA
- a CDS encoding HD domain-containing protein — MKEKFIKNLQGNKIIEETFMVMKKLKTSEDGLIAFIGDRSGDIKSIISDNENILKVGDVIKVRAIIENEIMRVEAFQKIEEYDIQDFLPTIDKDIDEIMNEIKDLSDLEFKSIEARTLDEYFFGNDKFINRFKKGIGGLRQHHNYIGGLAEHTLNVMYLARTLAYRYDSRYKEIAILGAKLHDIGKIEEYYTNGPFDVTIRGDMEGHIVIGVTMLEEAFNAKKDIYSEDFKSRIKGCMVQHHGKVEYGSPKGANMEESFIVNFADSIDAVMNKISQIKEGTEVNAWSQYDRRIGTKLFL, encoded by the coding sequence ATGAAAGAGAAATTCATAAAAAATTTGCAGGGAAATAAGATAATAGAAGAAACTTTTATGGTTATGAAAAAATTAAAAACAAGTGAAGATGGACTAATAGCTTTTATTGGTGATAGAAGTGGGGATATAAAAAGTATTATTAGTGACAATGAGAATATTTTAAAGGTAGGAGATGTAATTAAAGTAAGGGCTATAATTGAAAATGAAATTATGAGAGTTGAGGCCTTTCAAAAAATAGAAGAATATGATATACAGGATTTTCTTCCAACTATAGATAAAGATATAGATGAAATTATGAATGAAATAAAGGATTTATCAGATTTAGAATTTAAAAGTATTGAAGCTAGAACTTTAGATGAATATTTTTTTGGTAATGATAAATTTATAAATAGGTTCAAAAAAGGTATAGGAGGTCTTAGACAACATCATAATTATATAGGAGGGCTTGCAGAACATACATTAAATGTTATGTATCTTGCTAGAACTTTAGCTTATAGATATGATTCTAGATATAAAGAAATTGCTATATTAGGTGCAAAACTTCATGATATAGGCAAGATTGAAGAGTACTATACTAATGGACCTTTTGATGTAACAATAAGAGGAGATATGGAAGGTCATATAGTTATTGGAGTTACTATGTTAGAAGAAGCATTTAATGCAAAAAAAGATATTTATAGTGAAGATTTTAAAAGTAGAATAAAAGGCTGTATGGTTCAGCATCATGGAAAAGTTGAATATGGCTCACCTAAAGGGGCAAATATGGAGGAGTCATTTATTGTAAATTTTGCAGATAGTATAGATGCAGTAATGAATAAAATAAGTCAGATAAAAGAAGGTACAGAGGTTAATGCTTGGTCTCAGTATGACAGAAGAATTGGAACAAAGTTATTTTTATAA
- a CDS encoding LemA family protein, with translation MKKSLRTLLIVLGILILIAFPIIGGYNKMVTLEQTVKRSESNIDTQLQRRNDLIPNLVSTVKGYASQEKEIFTEIANARAKLNGAGSVKEKANADSELTSALSRLLVVVERYPDLKSSTNFKDLTVALEGTENRINLARQDYNKNVDNYNSTIKRFPNSVVASVFRFDTKEYYKAAEGAKDVPKVDFTK, from the coding sequence ATGAAGAAATCATTAAGAACATTGCTTATAGTTTTAGGTATACTAATTTTAATAGCTTTTCCTATAATAGGTGGCTACAATAAAATGGTGACTTTAGAGCAAACGGTGAAAAGGTCAGAATCAAACATAGATACACAACTTCAAAGGAGAAATGATCTTATTCCTAATTTGGTAAGTACAGTAAAAGGGTATGCATCTCAAGAAAAAGAAATATTTACTGAGATAGCAAATGCTAGAGCAAAATTAAATGGGGCTGGTAGTGTAAAAGAAAAAGCAAATGCAGATAGTGAGCTGACTTCAGCTTTATCTAGATTATTAGTAGTTGTAGAGAGATATCCAGATTTAAAGTCTAGTACGAACTTTAAAGATTTAACTGTAGCTTTAGAAGGAACAGAAAATAGGATAAATTTGGCTAGACAGGATTACAACAAGAATGTGGATAATTATAATAGTACTATAAAAAGATTTCCTAATTCAGTAGTAGCAAGTGTATTTAGATTTGATACTAAAGAATATTATAAAGCAGCAGAAGGCGCAAAAGATGTTCCAAAAGTAGATTTTACAAAATGA
- a CDS encoding transposase, whose protein sequence is MIKGIKVMLIPNNKQGSKLFQCAGVSRFAYNWTLAKQQENYKNGYKLIKDKDLRKEFTKLKKTEEFKWLNQYSNNTAKQAIKDACDAYNKFFKGYSQFPRFKSRKKSAPKFYQDTDKIQFTGTYVKLEKLTESRKKNKQKFNWIRLSECDRIPYGEDIKYINPRVSFNGVNWWISVGVEVADNIDVPTNEGIGIDLGLKNLAICSDIDKHYKNINKTKKVKKIKKKLRRLQRKISRKYEINREGRSYKKTSNIKKLENKLRKMNLRLNGIRHNYLHQTTTEIVNRKPMFIVLEDLNVKGMIKNKHLAKSIQEQCFYEFYRQIEYKCLWNNIKFIIADRFYPSSKTCSSCGAIKKTLKLSDRVYKCECGLVIDRDKNASINLMKYGQLAINQ, encoded by the coding sequence ATGATTAAAGGTATTAAAGTTATGCTTATCCCAAATAACAAGCAGGGAAGTAAATTGTTTCAATGTGCAGGAGTATCAAGATTTGCTTATAATTGGACACTTGCAAAACAACAAGAGAATTATAAAAATGGCTATAAACTTATTAAAGATAAAGATTTGAGAAAAGAATTTACAAAGCTAAAGAAAACAGAAGAATTTAAGTGGTTAAATCAATATTCAAATAACACTGCTAAACAAGCTATTAAAGATGCATGTGACGCCTATAATAAATTTTTCAAAGGATATAGTCAATTCCCACGATTTAAAAGCAGAAAAAAATCAGCACCTAAATTCTATCAAGATACTGATAAAATACAATTTACTGGTACATATGTAAAATTAGAAAAACTTACTGAGAGCAGAAAGAAAAATAAGCAAAAATTTAATTGGATTAGGTTATCAGAATGTGACAGAATACCTTATGGTGAAGATATTAAATATATTAATCCTAGAGTTAGTTTTAATGGTGTTAATTGGTGGATTTCTGTTGGGGTTGAAGTGGCAGATAATATAGATGTGCCAACTAACGAAGGTATAGGAATTGACTTAGGTTTGAAAAATTTAGCAATATGTTCTGATATAGATAAACATTATAAAAATATTAATAAAACTAAAAAAGTTAAAAAGATAAAAAAGAAATTACGTAGGTTGCAACGTAAAATCTCAAGAAAATATGAAATAAATAGAGAAGGGAGGAGTTACAAGAAAACTAGCAACATAAAAAAGTTAGAAAATAAATTAAGAAAAATGAACTTAAGGCTTAATGGCATACGTCATAATTATTTACATCAAACAACAACTGAAATAGTAAACAGAAAACCAATGTTTATTGTTTTAGAGGATTTAAATGTAAAAGGTATGATTAAGAATAAGCACCTAGCAAAATCAATTCAAGAGCAGTGTTTTTATGAATTTTATAGACAAATAGAATATAAATGCTTATGGAATAACATAAAATTCATAATTGCAGATAGATTTTATCCTTCAAGTAAAACATGTTCATCATGTGGAGCAATAAAGAAAACTTTAAAGTTATCTGATAGAGTTTATAAATGCGAATGTGGGCTTGTAATTGATAGAGATAAAAATGCTAGTATTAATCTTATGAAGTATGGTCAATTAGCGATTAATCAATAA